CTCGAAGCGACTTTCTCGCCGATACCATCGTGCAGAAAGCCGTCTGCTTCGACTTGCTGTGTATCTCCGAGGCGACGGCGCGGCTTCTTGACCTCGATCCGGACATCGCCCAGCGGCAACCTCAAGTACCGTGGCCACAGGTGCGGGCAATCGCGAACGTCCTCCGCCACCAGTACGATCGCATCGACATGAACATCGTTTGGGACACCGTCAAAGGTGGCGATTTGGACGGACTTACCGCGGCCGCTGCGGATGAGTTGGAGCGCTCGAGTGCTTGATGGATCGCCATTAGGTGGGACGAGGCGCCGCGGCAAGAGGCCCCTTCGATGAACGGGGCGCCTGGGCCGCGACGGCGAAGCGATCTGCAGCGCCATCGCCCTAGCCGGTTGGGCGCGAATCCCGACGACCGAGGATAGACGCGACGATGCAACTGCTCGAACCCCAGACGCTTGCCGGACAAGATC
The sequence above is drawn from the Candidatus Eremiobacterota bacterium genome and encodes:
- a CDS encoding DUF86 domain-containing protein; protein product: MDDIVKHADATREMLANMSRSDFLADTIVQKAVCFDLLCISEATARLLDLDPDIAQRQPQVPWPQVRAIANVLRHQYDRIDMNIVWDTVKGGDLDGLTAAAADELERSSA